The following are encoded in a window of Psychrobacter sp. P11F6 genomic DNA:
- a CDS encoding TIGR00645 family protein, whose translation MLKNIERYLEKTIFNSRWILAPFYLGLVLGIILLFIKFIQKTVMMFNTVFSASVSDVIVNILVLVDLSLVASLLLIIIFSGYEIFVSKIDTGDHVDRPSWMGKVDFSGLKLKVIGAIVAISAIDLLKSFMDIPNELSEGEADKLMWKVIIHMTFVLSGLLFAIMDKVVGDTKKH comes from the coding sequence ATGCTAAAAAACATTGAACGATACCTAGAAAAAACCATCTTTAACAGCCGCTGGATATTAGCGCCTTTTTATTTAGGGCTGGTCTTAGGGATTATTTTATTATTTATAAAATTCATTCAAAAAACAGTCATGATGTTCAATACTGTATTTAGCGCTTCTGTATCAGATGTCATTGTTAATATATTAGTGTTGGTCGACCTCTCTTTAGTAGCCAGTTTATTATTAATTATTATATTTAGTGGCTATGAAATATTTGTCTCAAAAATTGACACTGGTGATCACGTTGATCGACCTAGTTGGATGGGCAAAGTAGATTTTTCTGGTCTAAAACTAAAAGTCATCGGTGCCATTGTCGCTATTTCTGCGATTGATCTGTTAAAATCGTTTATGGATATTCCTAATGAATTGAGTGAGGGTGAAGCGGACAAACTCATGTGGAAAGTCATCATTCATATGACTTTTGTGTTGTCTGGCTTATTGTTTGCTATTATGGATAAAGTAGTTGGTGATACTAAAAAACACTGA
- a CDS encoding AAA family ATPase: MNGNDVTACNLKQHTPKSVINVAILGAESTGKTTLCRDLAAHFGCPWVPEYMRTYLQAKWDKEHLTCTWEDLLPIAQGQIELENKLAAQAAQSDHNHYLFCDTSLFELMVYSNWYYGDCPKALTNAALTHHYDLILLTEVDIPWVADDLRDSPHQRDEISAYFESQLTRHQKPFHRIGGDRDERVQQVLEWLS; the protein is encoded by the coding sequence ATGAATGGCAACGACGTTACCGCTTGCAACCTAAAGCAGCATACGCCTAAATCGGTCATCAATGTCGCTATCCTAGGGGCAGAGAGCACTGGAAAGACCACGCTATGTCGCGACTTGGCAGCACATTTTGGCTGCCCTTGGGTACCAGAATACATGCGCACCTATCTACAAGCGAAATGGGATAAGGAACACCTCACTTGCACTTGGGAGGATTTACTCCCTATTGCACAAGGTCAAATTGAGTTAGAAAATAAGCTCGCCGCACAAGCGGCTCAAAGCGATCACAACCATTATTTATTTTGTGACACCAGTCTGTTTGAGCTAATGGTTTATTCTAATTGGTATTATGGTGATTGCCCTAAAGCGCTCACCAATGCGGCGTTAACGCATCATTACGACTTGATTTTATTAACCGAAGTTGATATTCCGTGGGTCGCCGATGATTTGCGTGATAGCCCACATCAACGTGATGAAATCAGTGCTTATTTTGAAAGTCAGCTGACCCGTCACCAAAAGCCATTTCATCGCATAGGTGGTGATAGAGATGAGCGGGTACAACAAGTGCTCGAATGGCTTTCTTAA
- the pnuC gene encoding nicotinamide riboside transporter PnuC, translating into MVEIFNWLFGQYADYPTVFIALELIAVIFGVASVLLASRTNILVFPIGLVSTAIFVYLLWKWQLFGDMFINAYYTVMSLYGWINWTQSKKNTAIKKQQDYINPTGQQQNESLASINAQNAIQVEHLDKKDLPILALLASATIAFVALVYYFRPVINNNFSFDGAVLGLHLFTWVDYTDMLTTALFLMAMWLMARRKIEHWILWIIADAISVPLYFYKGLTFTALQYVVFTLIAIWAYYEWQRRYRLQPKAAYA; encoded by the coding sequence ATGGTAGAAATTTTTAACTGGTTATTTGGACAATACGCTGACTATCCCACTGTCTTTATTGCTCTCGAATTAATTGCTGTCATATTTGGGGTAGCAAGTGTCTTACTCGCCAGCAGAACCAATATTTTGGTATTTCCGATAGGTCTCGTCAGCACCGCTATATTTGTCTATCTATTGTGGAAATGGCAGTTATTTGGCGATATGTTTATCAATGCCTACTATACGGTGATGAGTCTATATGGCTGGATCAATTGGACACAGAGTAAGAAAAACACAGCCATAAAAAAACAGCAAGATTATATCAACCCTACTGGTCAGCAGCAAAATGAGTCGTTAGCAAGCATTAACGCCCAGAACGCTATTCAAGTAGAACATCTCGATAAAAAAGATTTGCCAATACTCGCCTTACTAGCCTCGGCGACTATTGCCTTTGTCGCGTTGGTGTATTACTTCAGACCAGTCATCAATAATAACTTTAGTTTTGATGGCGCGGTATTAGGATTGCATTTATTTACGTGGGTCGATTACACCGATATGTTGACTACCGCGCTGTTTTTGATGGCGATGTGGCTGATGGCGCGGCGCAAAATTGAGCATTGGATACTCTGGATAATCGCCGATGCTATTTCAGTCCCGCTATACTTTTATAAAGGTCTCACTTTTACTGCGCTACAATACGTAGTCTTCACTCTTATCGCAATTTGGGCTTACTATGAATGGCAACGACGTTACCGCTTGCAACCTAAAGCAGCATACGCCTAA
- a CDS encoding beta-ketoacyl-ACP synthase III, whose protein sequence is MTTCITGTGLYIPPYSISNEELVDSFNKYVENYNAKHADEIAAGTLTALEPSSAAFIEKVSGIKSRYVMEKDGILDPEIMAPVIPYRHLGEELSIMAEMGTAALKDALADAGLEANDLDGIILACSNFQRTYPAVAIEIQNAIGMIGGFAYDMNVACSAATFGLSQAHGSIVSGLAKRIAVVNVEITSAHLNWRNRDSHFIFGDVATASIVEELDTPKGYEILNSKLFTQFSTNIKNEYGFMDRSEFLAAQTEMYPDIKEPVTDKLFLQNGRKVFREVCPKVSEVITEHLQENDIATSDVKMMWLHQANANMLDLILRTVIGKEADKAIVPSVIAEFANTSSASPMIVFHRYKDELASGDLGVICSFGAGYSIGSVLVRKV, encoded by the coding sequence ATGACGACTTGTATCACAGGCACTGGCCTGTATATTCCGCCTTATAGCATCAGTAATGAAGAGCTAGTAGATTCATTTAATAAGTATGTTGAGAATTATAATGCAAAGCATGCTGACGAGATAGCAGCAGGAACTTTGACTGCCCTAGAGCCTTCTTCAGCGGCCTTTATCGAAAAAGTATCTGGTATCAAATCACGTTATGTGATGGAAAAGGATGGTATTTTAGATCCTGAAATCATGGCACCAGTGATTCCTTATCGTCATTTAGGTGAAGAGCTGTCTATTATGGCAGAAATGGGTACTGCAGCTTTGAAAGACGCGCTAGCAGATGCGGGACTTGAAGCCAATGACCTAGATGGTATCATTCTTGCCTGTTCAAACTTTCAGCGTACTTATCCTGCGGTCGCTATCGAGATTCAAAATGCAATCGGTATGATTGGCGGTTTTGCTTATGATATGAACGTCGCTTGTAGCGCCGCGACTTTTGGTCTATCGCAAGCACACGGCTCTATCGTTTCTGGTCTGGCTAAGCGCATCGCTGTGGTCAACGTTGAGATTACTTCAGCGCATCTGAACTGGCGTAACCGTGACAGCCACTTTATCTTTGGTGATGTCGCAACAGCATCTATCGTCGAAGAGCTAGACACGCCAAAAGGTTATGAGATTCTTAACTCTAAGCTATTTACCCAGTTTTCGACCAATATCAAAAACGAATACGGCTTTATGGATCGCTCAGAATTCTTAGCGGCACAGACTGAGATGTATCCAGACATCAAAGAGCCAGTCACCGACAAGCTATTCTTACAAAATGGTCGAAAAGTGTTCCGTGAAGTCTGTCCAAAGGTTTCAGAGGTCATCACTGAGCATTTGCAAGAGAACGATATTGCAACGTCTGATGTTAAAATGATGTGGCTGCACCAAGCCAACGCCAATATGTTGGATTTAATCCTACGTACTGTGATTGGTAAAGAAGCAGATAAAGCGATTGTGCCAAGTGTCATTGCTGAATTTGCTAACACCAGTTCAGCCAGTCCGATGATTGTTTTCCATCGCTATAAAGATGAGCTGGCATCAGGCGATTTGGGTGTGATTTGCTCATTTGGTGCGGGTTACTCTATCGGTTCAGTGTTGGTGCGTAAGGTTTAA
- the prfA gene encoding peptide chain release factor 1 → MKESLRLRLDQMVDRYEEVTALLSDPSIISDNNKFRELSVEHSDLMDITTLWQNYVRAETDQADAEAMLADASDPDMKEMMIDEIDNARETIVEMEEALNVMMLPKDPNDKVPAFLEIRAGTGGDEAAIFSGDLFRMYQKYAQTQGWTVEVLSASEGEHGGYKEIITRVSGNSVYGRLKFESGVHRVQRVPETESQGRVHTSACTVAVMPEVEIDDTVDLNPADIRFDTFRSSGAGGQHVNTTDSAVRLTHIPTGTVVECQQERSQHKNRAQAMKMLISKIQQVKVQAQVDAADTIRRDLVGSGDRSERIRTYNFPQGRMTDHRINLTLYKLDAIMEGDLDEILDALLREHQADLMASIGGGD, encoded by the coding sequence ATGAAAGAATCCTTACGCCTGCGTTTAGACCAGATGGTAGACCGTTATGAAGAGGTCACCGCCTTATTATCAGATCCTAGTATCATCAGCGATAATAATAAATTCCGTGAATTGTCTGTCGAGCACAGCGACTTGATGGATATCACCACTTTATGGCAGAACTATGTGCGTGCAGAAACGGATCAGGCTGATGCAGAGGCTATGCTGGCTGATGCATCAGATCCTGACATGAAAGAGATGATGATCGATGAGATTGATAACGCCCGCGAGACCATCGTAGAGATGGAAGAGGCGCTCAATGTCATGATGCTACCAAAAGATCCAAATGATAAAGTGCCTGCTTTCTTGGAAATTCGAGCGGGTACAGGTGGTGATGAAGCCGCGATTTTCTCTGGTGACTTGTTCCGTATGTACCAAAAATACGCGCAGACACAAGGCTGGACAGTGGAAGTACTGTCTGCAAGTGAAGGCGAGCATGGCGGTTACAAAGAAATTATCACTCGCGTATCAGGCAACAGCGTGTATGGTCGCTTAAAGTTTGAATCAGGCGTACACCGTGTGCAGCGTGTGCCTGAAACCGAAAGCCAAGGTCGCGTGCATACCTCAGCTTGTACCGTGGCGGTGATGCCTGAGGTTGAGATTGATGATACAGTAGATCTAAATCCAGCCGATATCCGCTTTGATACCTTCCGTTCAAGCGGTGCGGGTGGTCAGCACGTTAACACCACTGACTCAGCCGTACGTTTGACCCACATTCCCACGGGTACCGTGGTAGAGTGTCAGCAAGAGCGTAGCCAGCACAAAAACCGTGCGCAAGCGATGAAAATGCTGATTTCAAAGATCCAGCAAGTCAAAGTACAGGCGCAAGTTGATGCAGCAGACACCATACGCCGTGATTTGGTCGGTAGTGGCGATCGTTCAGAACGTATTCGCACTTATAATTTCCCACAAGGTCGCATGACCGATCACCGTATCAACCTGACGTTATACAAGCTTGATGCCATTATGGAAGGCGACTTGGATGAGATTCTTGATGCACTGTTGCGTGAGCATCAGGCTGATTTGATGGCCAGTATTGGCGGTGGTGATTAG
- the lysS gene encoding lysine--tRNA ligase, with protein sequence MSKHNNQNQDQTPVVEDANELIAQLQAKLDDISASGKQPYPNTFKRTDYAQDLQTAFDGVSKQEIEEKAANGEKTQVNVAGRVMLNRGAFIVIQDMTGRIQLYVARKELDPETLATIKSLDLGDIVGVSGYIGRSGKGDLYVHIEEFQLLTKALRPMPNKFHGLADVEARYRNRHLDLMTNETTRDTFMIRSQVISGIRKFMLNERFMEVETPMMHPIPGGAVARPFVTHHNALDMPLYLRIAPELYLKRLVVGGFERVFEINRSFRNEGVSTRHNPEFTMIEFYQAYADYHDLMDLTERLFNELAMDILGTTEITYQEEAISLKAPFIRLSMSDAIAKYAENFDMARINDRDYLAEYASTTLKQQVKEVFGVGKLQTIIFEETAEHQLRQPTFITEYPAETSPLARRSDDNPEITDRFELFIGGRELANGFSELNDPADQAERFRGQVAEKDAGDDEAMHFDEEYIEALSYGLPPTAGEGIGIDRLVMLFTDSASIRDVILFPHMRRKLES encoded by the coding sequence ATGTCAAAGCACAATAATCAGAACCAAGACCAAACCCCAGTTGTAGAAGACGCTAACGAGCTGATTGCGCAACTGCAAGCCAAGCTAGACGATATCAGTGCTTCAGGCAAGCAGCCGTATCCAAATACGTTTAAACGTACTGATTATGCACAAGATTTGCAAACTGCCTTTGACGGCGTCTCAAAACAAGAAATTGAAGAAAAAGCGGCGAACGGCGAAAAAACACAGGTCAACGTGGCAGGTCGCGTCATGTTAAACCGTGGTGCCTTTATTGTTATTCAAGACATGACGGGTCGCATTCAGTTATATGTTGCACGCAAAGAGTTGGATCCAGAGACGTTAGCGACCATTAAATCATTAGATTTGGGTGATATTGTTGGCGTATCAGGCTATATCGGTCGCTCAGGCAAGGGCGATTTATATGTGCATATCGAAGAGTTTCAGTTATTGACTAAAGCGTTACGTCCAATGCCAAACAAGTTCCATGGTTTAGCTGATGTCGAAGCTCGCTATCGTAATCGTCATCTTGATTTGATGACCAATGAGACGACTCGTGATACCTTTATGATTCGCAGTCAAGTCATTAGCGGCATTCGCAAGTTTATGTTAAATGAGCGTTTCATGGAAGTTGAGACACCGATGATGCATCCTATCCCAGGTGGTGCGGTGGCACGTCCATTTGTGACGCATCATAACGCTCTAGATATGCCTTTATATCTGCGTATCGCGCCTGAGCTTTACTTGAAGCGCTTAGTCGTTGGTGGTTTTGAAAGAGTGTTCGAGATTAACCGCAGCTTCCGTAACGAAGGTGTATCAACTCGCCATAATCCTGAATTTACCATGATTGAGTTTTATCAAGCGTATGCTGATTATCATGACTTGATGGATTTGACCGAACGCTTATTTAATGAATTGGCGATGGATATCTTAGGCACGACTGAGATTACTTATCAAGAAGAAGCCATCAGTCTAAAAGCGCCATTTATACGTTTGTCTATGTCTGATGCAATTGCAAAATATGCTGAAAATTTCGATATGGCACGTATCAATGACCGTGATTATTTGGCAGAGTACGCCTCGACAACGCTTAAACAGCAAGTGAAAGAGGTGTTTGGTGTGGGCAAACTACAGACCATTATCTTTGAAGAAACCGCTGAACACCAATTGCGTCAGCCAACGTTCATCACTGAATATCCAGCGGAAACTTCACCACTGGCACGCCGTAGTGATGACAATCCTGAAATCACCGATCGTTTTGAGCTATTCATCGGTGGTCGTGAACTGGCAAACGGCTTTAGCGAGCTTAATGATCCTGCTGATCAGGCAGAACGCTTCCGTGGACAAGTCGCTGAAAAAGACGCTGGCGATGATGAAGCGATGCATTTTGATGAAGAATACATCGAAGCGCTGTCTTATGGCTTACCACCAACCGCAGGCGAAGGTATCGGTATTGACCGTTTAGTGATGTTGTTTACCGATTCTGCCAGTATTCGTGATGTGATTTTGTTCCCGCATATGCGTCGCAAATTAGAAAGCTAA
- the dnaX gene encoding DNA polymerase III subunit gamma/tau produces MTQQYQVLARKYRPKNFHELIGQTHVSQALINAIDYNRLHHAYLFTGTRGVGKTTIARILSKCLNCDTGITSTPCGVCDNCVAIDQGRFIDLIEIDAASRTKVEDTRELLDNVPYAPSQGRYKVYLIDEVHMLSTHSFNALLKTLEEPPEHVKFLLATTDPQKLPITIISRCLQFVLRPLPQTLLSEHLANVLTQEQVGYTQPALWQLASAAKGSVRDALSLTDQAIAFGQGALDDVTVNAMLGLIDAADLVSLITDIYNHDKSAVAAHIEQMRAQMVDATSMFDGLTELLHQLALTQLLPEVALNVNEAQAQDINTLAQHMSPDVLQLYYEIVVQAREGVKLASTPMQALEMCILRLLAFRPLPVDEILNHTYAGSVLPEVPAIEDGTSTPSTQSSNKSSNSHSASAPPLQSYGVDYQARDNDHLQVETYDNIESSLAQNDEKNHDVLVTNPEPVVESEPVVEPEPVVEPEPVVEPEPVVEPEPVVEPEPVVEPEPVVEPEPVVEPDANNSQLTTQLDDPRTLLRCSPQELLGEWTPEKWDYWLQTAREAEILAQDELALARQGMMTGLCDGKAMFITSVDSRHLQTTFQQLAAKLQQQFTQAEIDLQIDGSVMQAEDKTPERRQQKRLVQAKTVAEARLLATPVMQYLNERGEGKMGKVQLY; encoded by the coding sequence ATGACGCAGCAATATCAAGTTTTAGCGCGCAAATACCGTCCCAAAAACTTTCACGAGTTGATTGGGCAAACGCATGTTTCTCAAGCATTGATTAATGCGATTGATTATAACCGTTTGCATCATGCTTACCTCTTTACGGGCACACGCGGTGTGGGTAAGACCACGATTGCGCGTATCCTATCTAAATGTTTGAACTGCGATACGGGTATTACTAGTACGCCTTGCGGTGTGTGTGATAACTGCGTGGCCATCGATCAAGGGCGATTCATCGATCTTATCGAGATTGATGCGGCATCCCGTACCAAAGTAGAAGACACCCGCGAGTTGCTGGATAATGTGCCGTATGCGCCAAGTCAGGGGCGTTATAAAGTATACCTGATTGATGAAGTACATATGTTGTCCACACACAGTTTTAATGCGCTTCTTAAAACTTTGGAAGAACCCCCTGAGCATGTAAAATTCTTACTTGCCACGACTGATCCGCAAAAATTGCCGATTACCATTATTTCGCGCTGTTTGCAGTTTGTACTACGTCCGCTACCGCAAACGTTACTCAGCGAGCATTTGGCAAATGTTCTTACCCAAGAGCAGGTAGGTTATACGCAGCCTGCGCTCTGGCAATTGGCCAGCGCTGCGAAAGGCTCTGTACGTGATGCGTTGTCATTGACCGATCAGGCCATTGCTTTTGGTCAAGGTGCGCTCGACGATGTCACTGTAAACGCTATGCTTGGCTTAATTGATGCGGCTGATCTGGTCAGTTTAATTACCGATATCTATAACCATGACAAATCTGCTGTCGCGGCTCACATAGAACAAATGCGCGCGCAAATGGTTGATGCGACGAGTATGTTTGATGGTCTTACTGAATTACTGCATCAATTGGCGTTGACTCAGCTGTTGCCTGAAGTGGCATTAAATGTAAATGAGGCACAGGCGCAAGATATTAACACGCTTGCGCAGCATATGAGTCCAGACGTTCTGCAACTGTATTATGAGATTGTTGTGCAAGCACGTGAAGGTGTTAAGCTTGCGAGCACACCAATGCAAGCGCTGGAAATGTGCATTTTACGTCTGCTAGCATTTCGTCCGTTGCCAGTCGATGAGATATTAAATCATACTTATGCTGGCTCTGTATTACCTGAAGTACCAGCTATAGAAGATGGGACATCTACACCTTCTACACAGTCATCGAATAAGTCGTCAAATAGCCACTCGGCTTCTGCACCGCCATTACAGTCTTATGGCGTTGATTATCAAGCACGAGATAATGATCATTTGCAAGTCGAAACCTATGACAATATTGAATCAAGTTTGGCTCAAAATGATGAGAAAAATCATGATGTATTAGTTACTAACCCTGAACCCGTTGTTGAGTCTGAACCCGTTGTTGAGCCTGAACCCGTTGTTGAGCCTGAACCCGTTGTTGAGCCTGAACCCGTTGTTGAGCCTGAACCCGTTGTTGAGCCTGAACCCGTTGTTGAGCCTGAACCCGTTGTTGAGCCTGAACCCGTTGTTGAGCCTGATGCAAATAATTCTCAGTTAACAACGCAACTGGATGATCCTCGTACTTTGCTGCGTTGCTCACCGCAAGAACTGCTAGGCGAGTGGACACCAGAAAAATGGGATTATTGGCTACAAACGGCTCGTGAAGCGGAGATATTGGCTCAAGACGAATTGGCACTTGCGCGTCAAGGTATGATGACGGGCTTATGCGATGGCAAGGCAATGTTTATAACCAGTGTAGATAGTCGGCATTTACAAACCACTTTTCAGCAATTAGCGGCTAAACTGCAACAGCAGTTCACCCAAGCAGAAATTGACTTGCAAATCGATGGCAGCGTCATGCAAGCAGAGGATAAGACGCCTGAGCGTCGCCAACAAAAGCGCTTGGTGCAAGCCAAGACGGTTGCAGAAGCAAGACTGCTTGCTACGCCTGTGATGCAGTATTTGAATGAACGCGGTGAAGGAAAAATGGGTAAGGTTCAGTTGTATTAA
- a CDS encoding LysR family transcriptional regulator: MLDNLRGMAVFASVVGHGSFSGSARELGITTSAVSQQIRSLENELGVVLLHRSTRKLSLTEAGESFYEAAKDVVSAAEQGRIKVNQLRDELAGSLRVATTPELGVNHILPALSTWMAAHDDLSITYLADNHYIDMIDERIDIAIRMSPSINDSSLSSHPLTDVRQMLVASPQYLRQHTKLQTPKDLADHQLICIEIMKDANQIDLIQTETGKKTRTKMNSRIYTNNVFMATTLAKEGHGLVRMMEMDIKKELENGDLVEVLTGYQLPSFVLYAVTLNRDQQPAKITRCLEVLKKYFHAN; the protein is encoded by the coding sequence ATGTTGGATAATTTACGCGGTATGGCTGTGTTCGCCAGTGTGGTTGGACATGGCTCTTTTAGTGGCTCTGCTCGTGAGCTTGGCATTACAACCAGTGCAGTCAGTCAGCAAATCCGCTCATTAGAAAATGAGCTGGGCGTCGTGCTATTACACCGCTCAACTCGTAAGCTGAGCTTAACAGAAGCTGGCGAGAGCTTTTATGAAGCCGCAAAGGATGTGGTAAGTGCTGCTGAGCAAGGGCGGATTAAGGTCAATCAGTTGCGTGATGAGTTGGCAGGCAGCTTACGAGTGGCGACAACACCGGAGCTTGGCGTTAATCATATTTTGCCGGCACTTTCTACGTGGATGGCGGCACATGATGATCTTAGTATTACCTATCTGGCAGACAACCACTATATTGACATGATTGATGAGCGGATCGATATTGCGATTCGTATGAGTCCATCGATTAATGATTCGAGCCTCAGCAGTCATCCATTGACCGATGTGCGCCAAATGTTGGTTGCTTCACCGCAGTACCTACGCCAACATACCAAACTGCAAACACCTAAAGATTTGGCTGATCATCAGCTGATTTGTATTGAAATCATGAAAGATGCCAATCAAATTGATCTCATCCAGACAGAAACGGGTAAAAAGACGCGCACGAAAATGAATTCACGCATTTATACCAATAATGTCTTTATGGCGACCACCTTGGCAAAAGAAGGTCATGGTTTGGTTAGAATGATGGAAATGGACATCAAAAAAGAGCTTGAAAATGGTGACTTGGTCGAAGTGTTGACCGGTTATCAATTACCAAGTTTTGTACTATATGCCGTCACCCTAAATCGTGATCAACAGCCAGCCAAAATCACTCGCTGTTTAGAGGTGTTAAAAAAGTACTTCCATGCCAATTAG
- a CDS encoding aspartate aminotransferase family protein — MSATYLMPTYNRQPISFTRGSGSWLYTKDDTPYLDALTGIAVCGLGHCHPQVTDAIQQQATTLVHTSNLFGIDWQERAGEVLCTAAQMDSVFFANSGAEANEAALKLARLYAYQQGFKRPKVIVMEQSFHGRTLLSLSATANPKAREGFYTLDDDFIRVPFGDIAAIKQAAQDHDEICAIFVEPIQGEGGLNTAANGFTYLEELQAECEAHNWLFMLDEVQTGNGRTGKYFAYQHSNARPDVLTTAKGLGNGFPVGACMVRGRANGLFGAGSHGSTYGGTPLASRVVHSVYDVLANSDIMTNAVTEGLFIRETLVDTLGQYGVSSRGAGMMIGIALPEDMDCSQLVDRARDEQKLIINVTGGHVVRLLPPLNMSRDESTQVAERLIDLLKPSF; from the coding sequence ATGTCTGCTACTTATCTGATGCCCACTTATAACCGCCAGCCAATCAGCTTTACACGCGGTTCAGGCAGCTGGCTATATACCAAAGATGACACGCCTTATTTAGATGCGCTGACTGGTATTGCCGTATGCGGTCTAGGGCATTGCCACCCGCAAGTGACTGACGCCATTCAGCAGCAAGCAACGACTTTAGTACATACCAGTAATTTATTCGGTATCGACTGGCAAGAGCGTGCGGGTGAAGTGCTATGTACAGCCGCCCAAATGGACAGTGTGTTCTTTGCCAATAGTGGTGCTGAAGCGAACGAGGCGGCGCTCAAATTGGCGCGTCTATATGCCTATCAGCAAGGTTTTAAACGCCCAAAAGTCATCGTTATGGAGCAGTCATTCCACGGTCGTACCTTACTATCATTGTCAGCCACTGCCAACCCAAAAGCCCGTGAAGGGTTTTACACATTAGATGATGACTTTATCCGTGTACCCTTTGGCGATATTGCCGCGATTAAGCAAGCCGCGCAAGATCATGATGAAATTTGCGCCATCTTTGTAGAGCCTATTCAAGGTGAAGGGGGTTTAAATACTGCTGCCAACGGATTTACGTATCTTGAAGAACTACAAGCAGAGTGTGAAGCCCATAACTGGTTATTTATGCTAGATGAAGTGCAAACAGGTAATGGCCGTACGGGAAAATACTTCGCTTATCAACATAGTAATGCGCGTCCTGATGTATTGACGACGGCTAAGGGCTTGGGTAACGGTTTTCCAGTAGGCGCGTGTATGGTACGTGGCCGCGCTAATGGCCTGTTTGGTGCTGGTAGCCATGGTTCTACTTATGGCGGCACGCCGCTAGCCAGTCGTGTGGTACATAGCGTGTATGACGTATTGGCTAACAGTGATATCATGACCAATGCCGTAACCGAAGGGCTGTTTATTCGAGAGACGCTGGTCGATACACTAGGACAATATGGCGTCAGCAGTCGTGGTGCAGGTATGATGATTGGTATCGCTTTGCCTGAAGACATGGACTGTAGTCAGTTGGTTGATCGTGCGCGTGATGAACAAAAGCTCATCATCAATGTCACTGGTGGGCATGTTGTGCGCTTGCTACCGCCGCTTAATATGAGCCGCGATGAGAGCACACAAGTGGCTGAGCGTCTGATTGACTTGCTAAAACCATCATTTTAA
- a CDS encoding DNA gyrase inhibitor YacG — protein MTESTPQTSPKTYPCPRCGTKTAWQDNEYKPFCSRQCKLIDLGAWANEDYTLPAETTPFSNEL, from the coding sequence ATGACTGAATCTACCCCCCAAACCTCCCCTAAAACCTATCCTTGCCCACGTTGTGGTACCAAAACAGCATGGCAAGACAATGAATACAAGCCCTTTTGTAGCAGGCAATGCAAACTTATCGACTTAGGTGCATGGGCAAATGAAGACTATACCTTACCTGCAGAAACCACGCCTTTTTCTAACGAGCTATAA
- a CDS encoding SAM-dependent methyltransferase — MTDNIELTHQQQRAFQPEKLSAPRNFIMPNIIHDNKSTVPLILEIGAGKGKHALGFAAKNTDKYLIAIERTRNKFDAFAKLAVLQDSPNLTAIHADAIAWIVHAIKPNSVSKIFILYPNPEQHNPNQQWLNMPFFEFLLSRLQVGGEVVLVTNIEAYINNAEQQATEIWSLPNERYQVADDSERTHFEIKYLARGEVCWELNMCKPEGYKTRFDEWKADTVNQVK, encoded by the coding sequence ATGACCGACAATATTGAGCTTACACATCAGCAACAGCGAGCATTTCAACCAGAAAAGCTTTCAGCACCACGTAATTTTATTATGCCAAATATCATTCACGACAATAAAAGCACTGTCCCTTTAATATTAGAAATTGGTGCAGGGAAGGGTAAGCATGCGCTTGGTTTCGCCGCAAAAAATACCGATAAGTACCTGATTGCGATCGAACGTACGCGTAATAAATTTGACGCTTTTGCCAAACTGGCAGTGCTACAAGACTCGCCGAATTTAACTGCCATTCATGCTGATGCGATCGCATGGATTGTGCATGCCATTAAACCCAATAGTGTCAGTAAAATCTTCATACTGTACCCCAATCCTGAACAGCATAATCCCAACCAGCAATGGCTAAACATGCCTTTCTTCGAGTTTCTATTGTCACGCTTGCAAGTAGGTGGAGAGGTGGTACTAGTAACCAACATCGAAGCCTATATCAATAATGCAGAGCAGCAAGCAACGGAGATATGGTCGTTGCCTAATGAGCGCTATCAAGTCGCTGATGACAGTGAGCGCACGCATTTTGAAATAAAATATTTAGCCCGTGGAGAGGTATGCTGGGAGCTTAATATGTGTAAGCCGGAAGGTTATAAAACTAGGTTTGATGAGTGGAAGGCCGACACTGTGAATCAAGTTAAATAG